The genomic segment GATGGCCGGTGGGATGCAGGCGCGAATGCTAGATGTCACGAATCCCTTCGCGAACCTCTTCAACTCCGGCCAGACAATGACCGCCGCGATGGTCCATGCCGTCACGAGCGACGCGACCGGCGGGACGCCTGAGTTCTACTCGATGTTCGCGATTGGGTTGACGCTGTTTTTCATCACGTTCGCCATGAACCTGTTGAGTAATCGAATCGCCGTGCGCTACCGGGAGGAGTACCAATGAAGTTCACTCAATTGACTGCCACAGAATCGATGAACGTCATAGAGGTGAACAACTGATGGCGACTGCTGACGACGGAACCGGACACTGGTTCGGGGCCGACGGCCAGGTTAGCCAGCTCCGAGGTACCCTGTTCAAGCTGTCCTGTCTCGGTGCGACGCTGTTGGCCCTTGGACTCGTGTTCGTGTTCCTGCTGTACGTGTTCAACGACGCTGTCAGGCCGGCCTCCGCTGACACAGGCTGGCTCCTTATGGTTGTTGGAACGACCGTCCTTCCCGCGGTCGCCCTCGCCGGATACTATTACCGGCGCGGTACCACAGCAGGCGAAGTCGCGTACACCGCGTTCGGGTTACCGATCGTGACGACGCTGCTCGCCGGCGGCGTCCTCATTGTCTTCAGACACATCGTCACCGCCCACGAGTGGCTCGCGTTTGTTGTGGCTGCCGCCATTGCGTACGCGGTTGTTGCGCTCCACCGTCGAGTACGGGGCAACTCGGCTACCGCCCTCGAACGAGCTGCGATTGTCGTGCTCGCACCGGTCCTTGCAATTATTGGCGTGCCGGGATTCAACGTGGACCGTTCTATCCACACGCCGCTGCTCGGGCAGGAACTGTTTAACCTCTCGGTCTCGGTACCTACCCTCGTTCCGAGCCTTCGAGGGCTAATCCTCGCACAACCTGTCCTCCCGATCGCGCCAGTGTCTCTCCTGCTGGCGTTCACGATTCCGATCACCGCGGCAGCCGCCTGGCACGTCCGGCGCGTCCGGGAACGCGACCGTGACGCGGCCATCGCCGGCGGGGCGACCGTCACCGTTGCCGGTCTCGGGCTCATTGCCGCGCCGCTAGTTGGCCTCTCGGCCACCGCATGGGTCGTCATGACAACTGTCGTCGGCGTTCCGGTTGGACTGTATGTTGAATCCGTTTTCCGGCGGCGCGAGGGCGTTACTGGACTGGCGTTCCCGGTCGTCATTGCCTTCGGGGCAGCGCTTGCGTTCGTCGGTGTTGAGACGCTCGGTTTCACTGGACCGAACCTCTGGCTCGACTGGAGTTTCCTGATGAACGGTCACAACACGACGCCGCGGGAGGCAGGGATCTACCCTGCACTCGTCGGCTCGGTGATGATGCTCGTCGTCGTCGCCGTGGCAGCATTCCCGATCGGCGTCGGCGCCGCGGTCTACCTCGAAGAGTATGCCCCGAGTCAGGGGCGCCTTAGCTCGATCGTGGAACTCATCGAGATCAATATTGCGAACCTCGCTGGCGTTCCGTCAGTCGTCTACGGTGTGCTCGGGCTCGCATTGTTCGTCCGCGGAATCGGGATGCAGTCCGGGATCGTCGTCGTTGGTGGATTGACCATCGCGTTGCTGATCCTTCCAATCGTCATTGTTTCCGCGCAGGAGGCGATCCGTGGCGTGCCGGACTCGATGCGTCAAGCCTCGTACGGTATGGGTGCGACGAAGTGGCAAACTGTTCGCAACGTCGTACTCCCCAAGGCGATGCCCGGTATCCTGACGGGAACGATCCTCGCGCTCGGCCGTGCGATCGGTGAGACCGCCCCCCTGCTGATGATCGGGGCCGCAGCGGTCGTCCGTGTTCCGCCGAACACATTTTTCAGTCTGTTCAGTGCGATGCCACGCCAGATCTACTCCTGGTCGCGACTGATCGACGCCGACTTCCGCTACGGCGTCCTCGCGGCGGGAGTCGTCACGCTGCTCGTCGTGCTGTTGATGCTGAACGGGACCGCCATCGTCCTGCGAAACAAGTACCAGCGCCAAGAGTAAGATAATGAGCCACAATATCACATCCAACACCGATACCAGTACCGAATCGCAACCAGAGAGCGACGAGAACGTCAAGCAGGAGATGACTGAGTCAACCGATACGGCCGTCGAAAGCGACTCGCTACTCGAGTCATCGATTGAGACGGATGATCATGGTCGATCTCCAAGTGATACTGAACCAATTATCGAAACTCACGACCTTGATGTCTACTATGGCGACGAGCAGGCGCTCCAGAGCGTCGAAATGGCCATTCAGGAAAACCGGGTCACGGCGCTGATCGGTCCTTCGGGCTGTGGTAAGTCGACGTTCTTGCGGTCGATCAATCGAATGAACGATCTCATTGACGTTGCTCGGGTTGCGGGCGAGGTCGAATTCCAGGGCAAGAACGTCTATGACGAGAATGTGGATCCTGTTGCCCTGCGCCGCAAGATTGGGATGGTATTTCAGAAGCCAAACCCGTTCCCGAAATCGATCTACGACAACGTTGCCTACGGTCTTCGTGTCCAGGGTCTTGCTGATGAGGTTGACCTCGATGCTGCCGTTGAGCGTGCATTGAAGAACGCGGCGTTGTGGGATGAAGTAGCAGATCAACTCGACAAATCGGCACTCGAACTCTCGGGCGGCCAGCAACAGCGCCTCTGTATCGCCCGCGCAATCGCCCCTGACCCAGAAGTCATTCTGATGGACGAGCCGGCCTCGGCGCTGGATCCGGTCGCGACCTCGAAAATTGAGGATCTCATCGACGACCTCGCCGAGGAGTATACGGTCGTGATCGTCACCCATAACATGCAACAGGCTGCGAGAATCTCGGATAAAACTGCTGTCTTCCTCACCGGGGGAAAGCTCGTCGAGTACGACGACACCACCAAGATCTTCGAGAACCCTGAGCACGATCGCGTCGAAGACTACATTACTGGAAAATTCGGATAGAGATGCCACGTAACGAAAATTCCCAGATGGAGCAGATGTGCACCGATGGCCCCGAATTGATCGACATCGCCTGTCAAGGGCTTCGAGGGGCACTCGAGTTATACGAGTCCGCAGAGCAGATCGTTGTCGAGGATCACTCGGCCGCCACTGCAGTGCGAACGGTGTATGCGATTGAAAACGACATATTGACCCACACATGAGTCGGAACCAGCTGTCGAATGGCTCGTTTGATCCGGTTGAACGAAAGGTACAGTTCGCTGGGAACTCAACGTTCGTTGTTTCCCTCCCGAAAGAGTGGGCACTCGAACAAGACATCGAGCCAGGGATGTCGATGGCGCTCTATCCGCATGAGGATCGACTGGTCGCCGCAACTGAGCCAGTGTCGACGCGAGATCGGAATGTGACCGTTGATGCTGACGCTGTCACTGAAGAGACGATAACGTGGCGTATCGAGAGTGCATACATGGCCGGCTGTGATCGGATTACCGTGACCGGACTTGACAATACTGACCCACGACTCCGTCAGGAGAT from the Natronococcus sp. AD-5 genome contains:
- the pstA gene encoding phosphate ABC transporter permease PstA — protein: MATADDGTGHWFGADGQVSQLRGTLFKLSCLGATLLALGLVFVFLLYVFNDAVRPASADTGWLLMVVGTTVLPAVALAGYYYRRGTTAGEVAYTAFGLPIVTTLLAGGVLIVFRHIVTAHEWLAFVVAAAIAYAVVALHRRVRGNSATALERAAIVVLAPVLAIIGVPGFNVDRSIHTPLLGQELFNLSVSVPTLVPSLRGLILAQPVLPIAPVSLLLAFTIPITAAAAWHVRRVRERDRDAAIAGGATVTVAGLGLIAAPLVGLSATAWVVMTTVVGVPVGLYVESVFRRREGVTGLAFPVVIAFGAALAFVGVETLGFTGPNLWLDWSFLMNGHNTTPREAGIYPALVGSVMMLVVVAVAAFPIGVGAAVYLEEYAPSQGRLSSIVELIEINIANLAGVPSVVYGVLGLALFVRGIGMQSGIVVVGGLTIALLILPIVIVSAQEAIRGVPDSMRQASYGMGATKWQTVRNVVLPKAMPGILTGTILALGRAIGETAPLLMIGAAAVVRVPPNTFFSLFSAMPRQIYSWSRLIDADFRYGVLAAGVVTLLVVLLMLNGTAIVLRNKYQRQE
- the pstB gene encoding phosphate ABC transporter ATP-binding protein PstB, whose translation is MSHNITSNTDTSTESQPESDENVKQEMTESTDTAVESDSLLESSIETDDHGRSPSDTEPIIETHDLDVYYGDEQALQSVEMAIQENRVTALIGPSGCGKSTFLRSINRMNDLIDVARVAGEVEFQGKNVYDENVDPVALRRKIGMVFQKPNPFPKSIYDNVAYGLRVQGLADEVDLDAAVERALKNAALWDEVADQLDKSALELSGGQQQRLCIARAIAPDPEVILMDEPASALDPVATSKIEDLIDDLAEEYTVVIVTHNMQQAARISDKTAVFLTGGKLVEYDDTTKIFENPEHDRVEDYITGKFG